In the Enterobacter cloacae subsp. cloacae ATCC 13047 genome, ACGGTGCTAATCATACATCCTCCCCGGCGTCCGCCCACGAAGCAAGGCTTCTGAGCTACCGCACCCCAATGCCCTGACAGACAGTTCAGTGAAAGAATGACCAAAAGTCGATCCGGTTCGCGTTTTAATATCCGAACGGTTCATTAAATAGTGTAGGAGATCCGTTAATTTTTTTGCCACAAGGTTAATCGTTATCAACACCAAAGCTTGAAAAATATGTTTAACTGGGCCGTAATGAAAGCATCAGACGACGGCTTTCTGTTTAGTCATCGATAACTTAAGGAAGGAGTAACACTATGGCTTACAAACACATTCTCATCGCGGTAGACCTCTCCCCGGAGAGCAAAGTGCTGGTTGATAAAGCAGTATCCATGGCACGCCCTTACAACGCGAAAGTTTCGCTGATTCACGTTGATGTGAATTACTCCGACCTTTATACCGGTCTGATCGACGTGAATCTCGGCGATATGCAAAAACGCATCTCCGAAGAGACACACCACGCCCTGAGCGAGCTGTCCACCAACGCAGGTTACCCGATCACTGAAACCTTAAGCGGTAGCGGCGATCTGGGCCAGGTGCTGGTCGATGCGATTAAGAAATACGATATGGACCTGGTGGTTTGCGGTCATCACCAGGACTTCTGGAGCAAGCTGATGTCCTCAGCGCGTCAGCTGATCAACACCGTTCACGTGGATATGCTGATTGTTCCGCTGCGTGACGAAGAAGACGAGTAAGTGCAAAAAAGCCCGGTGGCGCTAACGCTTACCGGGCCTACAAATGGCACTGAACGTAGGCCGGGTAAGGCGAAGCCGCCACCCGGCTTTTTTATTCCGGCGTACCCGAATAAATATCAAACCGGTGCCCTTTGGTGGTCACCGCGTTGGTCGTCGCAACGTCCGCCAGCGGCGGCGCGTAGTCCGGGCGTTTCACCACCACCCGCTTCGTTGCAAGCTGACGGGCAGGCTCAAGCAGGCCGTCCGCATCCAGATCTGGCCCCACCAGCGACTGAAACACCCGCATCTCTTTTTTCACCAGCGCGCTTTTCTGCTTATGCGGGAACATCGGATCGAGATAGACCACCTGCGGGCGCGGGGTGATATCGGTCAACGCCGTCAGGCTGGAGGCGTGGATCAGCTGTAAACGTTCCTGCAACCACGGGCCGATTTCCGGGTCCGCGTAACCACGGGTCAGGCCGTCATCCAGCAACGCGGCCACCACCGGGTTGCGCTCCAGCATCCGCACGCGGCAGCCGACAGACGCCAGCACAAACGCATCGCGCCCCAGCCCCGCCGTGGCATCCACCACATCCGGAAGATAGCTCCCTTTGATGCCGACGGCTTTTGCAACAGCCTCACCGCGGCCGCCGCCAAACTTGCGCCGGTGCGCCATCGCGCCCCCGACAAAATCGACAAAAATCCCGCCGAGTTTCGGTTCGTCGCGTTTACGTAATTCGAGATGCTCTGGCGTCATCACCAGCGCCATCAGGTTGTCATCATCATGCTCCAGCCCCCAACGGGCGGCCAGAACAGATAAGGCGCCGTCTCCGGCGCCTGTTTCATCCACTAAGCAGATCTTCACGTAGCAATCAGCCTTTGATCCCGTAATGCTCAAGCATCGCATCCAGCTGCGGCTCGCGGCCACGGAAGCGTTTGAACAGCTCCATCGGCTCTTCTGAGCCGCCGCGGGTCAGGATGTTATCGAGGAACGACTGACCGGTTTCACGGTTGAAAATCCCCTCTTCTTCAAAGCGAGAGAAAGCATCCGCCGCCAGGACATCGGCCCACAGGTAGCTGTAATAACCTGCCGCATAGCCGCCCGCGAAGATGTGGCTGAACGCGTGCGGGAAGCGACCCCAGGTTGGCCCTGGAATAACCGCGACCTGCTTTTTAATCTCAGCCAGGGTTTCGAGGATTTTTGCCCCCTGCTCCGGGCTAAACTCGGCGTGCAGGCGGAAGTCGAACAGGCCGAACTCCAGCTGGCGCAGAATAAACATTGCCGCCTGGTAGTTCTTGGCTGCCAGCATTTTATCCAGCAGTTCTTTCGGCAGCGGTTCGCCGGTTTCGTAGTGGCCGGAGATAAACGCCAGTGCGTCCGGCTCCCAGCACCAGTTTTCCATAAACTGACTCGGCAGCTCGACCGCATCCCACGGCACACCGCTAATACCGGCCACGCCTGCGGTTTCGATGCGGGTCAGCATATGGTGCAGACCGTGACCGAACTCATGGAACAGGGTGATCACTTCGTCGTGGGTGAACAGCGCCGGCTTGCCGTTGACCGGGCGGTTGAAGTTACAGGTCAGGTAAGCGACCGGCTTCTGCAGGGAACCGTCGGCTTTACGCATCTGGCCGACGCAGTCATCCATCCACGCCCCGCCGCGCTTGTTCTCACGCGCGTAGAGATCGAGGTAGAAGCTGCCGCGCAGTTCGTTTTTCTCGTCATACAATTCGAAGAAGCGCACGTCCGGATGCCAGACGTCGATATCAGTACGCTCTTTGGCGGTAATGCCGTAGATGCGTTTCACCACTTCGAACAGGCCGTTAACGGCTTTGTTTTCCGGGAAGTACGGGCGCAGCTGCTCGTCGCTGATGCTGTAGAGATGCTGCTTCTGTTTTTCGCTGTAATACGCGATGTCCCACGGCTGCAGCTCATCCACGCCGAACTCCGCTTTGGCGAAGGCGCGCAGCTGGGCCAGCTCTTTTTCACCCTGAGGACGGGCGCGTTTCGCCAGATCGGTCAGGAAATCGAGCACCTGCTGCGGGTTCTCGGCCATTTTGGTGGCGAGGGATTTGTCCGCGTAGCTGTCAAAGCCCAGCAGCTGTGCCAGCTCGTGACGCAGGGCGAGGATTTCTGCCATCACCGGGCTGTTATCCCACTTACCGGCATTCGGCCCCTGATCGGAGGCGCGGGTGCTGTAGGCGCGGTACATCTCTTCACGCAATGCCTGGTTGTCGCAGTAGGTCATCACCGGCAGATAGCTTGGGATATCCAGCGTTAACAGGAAACCTTCCTGCTCTTTCGCTTCGGCCTGGGCTTTTGCCGCCGCCAGTGCGCTTTCCGGCATACCCGCCAGCTCTGCTTCGTCGGTAATCAGCTTCGTCCAGCCCATGGTGGCGTCGAGCACGTTGTTGCTGTACTGGTTACCCAGCTCAGACAGGCGCGCCGCGATTTCGCCGTAGCGAACCTGCTTCTCTTTTGGCAGGCCAATCCCGGAAAGCTCGAAATCACGCAGGGCGTTATCGACGGATTTTTTCTGCGCGGTGTTCAGTTCAGCATAGTGGTCGCCGTCGCGCAGATCGCGATACGCCTTGTAGAGCCCTTCGTGCTGGCCGACCCAGGTGCTGTACTCGGAGAGCAGCGGCAGGGTTTGTTCGTAGGCTTCACGCAACTCCGGGCTGTTTTTTACCGAGTTGAGGTGGCTTACCGGGGAGAAGATACGCCCCAGCACGTCATCCACTTCGGCCAGCGGCTGACACAGATTTTCCCAGGTGTAAGGCCCGCCCTGCGCGACCACGCTTTCTACCGCCGCGCGGCAGTTGTCCAGCGCTTGCGTAACGGCTGGAACCACATGCTCAGGGAGGATTTTAGAAAACGGTGGCAACGAAAAAGGCGTCAGTAATGGATTGGTCATAAACGCTGTCCTGTTGAATTTGATGAATGAAGCGCGCATCCGGCGCTGTGCATATGGTTCAGTAATGGGGTTAAGTGTAGAGGATTTCAATGCCGGGCGTTGCGCTTTCGCGGCCGTGGAAACTTTTCTGTATACTGTGGCGATACGCTCTATTTTTGCCCGATGGCGCTACGCTTATCGGGCCTACGTTGACTACCCGGAACACATTCATCCATGCTCAGTTATCGCCACAGCTTTCACGCAGGCAACCACGCCGACGTCCTCAAACACACCGTTCAGAGCCTGATCATCGAATCACTCAAAGAGAAAGAGAAGCCGTTTCTTTATCTGGACACCCACGCGGGCGCGGGCCGCTATCAGCTGAGCGGCGAACACGCCGAGCGTACCGGTGAATATCTGGAAGGGATCGCCCGTATCTGGCAGCAGGACGATCTGCCTACCGAACTGGAACCGTACATTGGAGTGGTGAATCATTTCAACCGCAACGGCCAGCTGCGCTACTACCCGGGCTCGCCATTGATTGCCCGTCAGCTGCTGCGTGAGCAGGACAGCCTGCAGTTGACCGAGTTGCACCCAAGCGATTTCCCGTTGCTGCGTTCTGAGTTCCAGAAAGACAGCCGCGCCCGCGTGGACAAAGCCGATGGCTACCTGCAGCTGAAAGCCAAACTGCCGCCGGTCTCCCGTCGCGGCCTGGTGCTGATCGACCCGCCATACGAAATCAAAACCGACTATCAGGCGGTGGTCACCGGCATTAACGAAGGTTACAAACGTTTTGCGACAGGCACCTACGCCCTGTGGTACCCGGTGGTCCTGCGCGCGCAGATCAAGCGCATGATCAAAGACCTGGAAGCGACCGGCATCCGCAAAATCTTGCAGATTGAGCTGGCCGTCCGTCCGGACAGCGACCAGCGCGGCATGACCGCCTCCGGCATGATTGTCATTAACCCGCCATGGAAGCTCGAAGCGCAGATGAACAACGTTCTGCCATGGCTGCATAAAACGCTGGTACCTGCCGGGACAGGTCACGCCACCGTCAGCTGGATCGTGCCAGAGTAATCGCAGCCATCGGTGGAAACTATTGATTTCAGGTATACAATCGCGGCAATTCACGATTAAGGATAAAAGCTATGACTAAGCATTATGACTACATCGCAATCGGCGGCGGTAGCGGCGGCATCGCCTCCATCAACCGTGCGGCCATGTATGGCCAGAAGTGTGCGCTGATTGAAGCCAAAGCGCTGGGCGGCACCTGCGTCAACGTGGGTTGTGTACCGAAAAAGGTGATGTGGCATGCGGCGCAAATCCGTGAAGCCATCCATATGTATGGCCCGGATTACGGCTTTGACACCACCATCAACCACTTCGACTGGGAGAAGCTGATCGCCAGCCGTACCGCCTACATCGACCGCATTCACACTTCGTACGATAACGTGCTGGGTAAGAACAACGTAGATGTGATCCACGGCTTCGCCCGCTTTGTGGACGCGAAAACGATCGAAGTGAACGGGGAGACGATCACTGCCGATCATATCCTGATCGCTACCGGCGGCCGTCCGAGCCACCCGAACATCCCGGGTGCCGAATACGGCATCGACTCCGACGGTTTCTTCGTGCTGCCAGCCCTGCCAGAGCGCGTTGCGGTGGTGGGCGCGGGTTATATCGCGGTCGAACTGGCCGGTGTGATTAACGGTCTGGGCGCTGAAGCGCACCTGTTCGTGCGTAAACATGCGCCGCTGCGCAGCTTTGATCCGCTGATCGTCGACACCTTAGTAGAAGTGATGAACACCGAAGGTCCAACCCTGCATACCAACGCCGTGCCAAAAGCGGTGATTAAAAATGCAGACGGCAGCCTGACCCTGGAGCTGGAAGATGGTCGCAGCCAGACCGTCGACTGCCTGATCTGGGCGATTGGCCGTGAACCGGCGAATGACAACTTCAACCTGGCCGTAACCGGCGTGAAAACCGATGAAAAAGGCTATATCGTCGTCGATAAATTCCAGAACACCAGCGTGCCGGGCATTTACGCGGTGGGCGATAACACCGGTGCCGTTGAACTGACCCCGGTGGCCGTTGCGGCGGGGCGTCGCCTTTCCGAGCGTCTGTTCAACAACAAGCCGGACGAGCACCTGGATTACAGCAACATCCCGACCGTGGTCTTCAGCCACCCGCCTATCGGCACCGTCGGTTTAACCGAGCCGCAGGCGCGCGAGCAGTATGGCGACGATCAGGTGAAAGTGTATAAATCTGCGTTTACCGCAATGTATACCGCCGTCACCTCGCACCGTCAGCCGTGCCGCATGAAGCTGGTCTGCGTGGGCCCGGAAGAGAAGATTGTCGGTATCCACGGCATTGGCTT is a window encoding:
- the gorA gene encoding glutathione-disulfide reductase, which translates into the protein MTKHYDYIAIGGGSGGIASINRAAMYGQKCALIEAKALGGTCVNVGCVPKKVMWHAAQIREAIHMYGPDYGFDTTINHFDWEKLIASRTAYIDRIHTSYDNVLGKNNVDVIHGFARFVDAKTIEVNGETITADHILIATGGRPSHPNIPGAEYGIDSDGFFVLPALPERVAVVGAGYIAVELAGVINGLGAEAHLFVRKHAPLRSFDPLIVDTLVEVMNTEGPTLHTNAVPKAVIKNADGSLTLELEDGRSQTVDCLIWAIGREPANDNFNLAVTGVKTDEKGYIVVDKFQNTSVPGIYAVGDNTGAVELTPVAVAAGRRLSERLFNNKPDEHLDYSNIPTVVFSHPPIGTVGLTEPQAREQYGDDQVKVYKSAFTAMYTAVTSHRQPCRMKLVCVGPEEKIVGIHGIGFGMDEILQGFAVALKMGATKKDFDNTVAIHPTAAEEFVTMR
- the rsmJ gene encoding 16S rRNA (guanine(1516)-N(2))-methyltransferase RsmJ, producing MKICLVDETGAGDGALSVLAARWGLEHDDDNLMALVMTPEHLELRKRDEPKLGGIFVDFVGGAMAHRRKFGGGRGEAVAKAVGIKGSYLPDVVDATAGLGRDAFVLASVGCRVRMLERNPVVAALLDDGLTRGYADPEIGPWLQERLQLIHASSLTALTDITPRPQVVYLDPMFPHKQKSALVKKEMRVFQSLVGPDLDADGLLEPARQLATKRVVVKRPDYAPPLADVATTNAVTTKGHRFDIYSGTPE
- the uspA gene encoding universal stress protein UspA, producing the protein MAYKHILIAVDLSPESKVLVDKAVSMARPYNAKVSLIHVDVNYSDLYTGLIDVNLGDMQKRISEETHHALSELSTNAGYPITETLSGSGDLGQVLVDAIKKYDMDLVVCGHHQDFWSKLMSSARQLINTVHVDMLIVPLRDEEDE
- a CDS encoding 23S rRNA (adenine(2030)-N(6))-methyltransferase RlmJ, which encodes MLSYRHSFHAGNHADVLKHTVQSLIIESLKEKEKPFLYLDTHAGAGRYQLSGEHAERTGEYLEGIARIWQQDDLPTELEPYIGVVNHFNRNGQLRYYPGSPLIARQLLREQDSLQLTELHPSDFPLLRSEFQKDSRARVDKADGYLQLKAKLPPVSRRGLVLIDPPYEIKTDYQAVVTGINEGYKRFATGTYALWYPVVLRAQIKRMIKDLEATGIRKILQIELAVRPDSDQRGMTASGMIVINPPWKLEAQMNNVLPWLHKTLVPAGTGHATVSWIVPE
- the prlC gene encoding oligopeptidase A → MTNPLLTPFSLPPFSKILPEHVVPAVTQALDNCRAAVESVVAQGGPYTWENLCQPLAEVDDVLGRIFSPVSHLNSVKNSPELREAYEQTLPLLSEYSTWVGQHEGLYKAYRDLRDGDHYAELNTAQKKSVDNALRDFELSGIGLPKEKQVRYGEIAARLSELGNQYSNNVLDATMGWTKLITDEAELAGMPESALAAAKAQAEAKEQEGFLLTLDIPSYLPVMTYCDNQALREEMYRAYSTRASDQGPNAGKWDNSPVMAEILALRHELAQLLGFDSYADKSLATKMAENPQQVLDFLTDLAKRARPQGEKELAQLRAFAKAEFGVDELQPWDIAYYSEKQKQHLYSISDEQLRPYFPENKAVNGLFEVVKRIYGITAKERTDIDVWHPDVRFFELYDEKNELRGSFYLDLYARENKRGGAWMDDCVGQMRKADGSLQKPVAYLTCNFNRPVNGKPALFTHDEVITLFHEFGHGLHHMLTRIETAGVAGISGVPWDAVELPSQFMENWCWEPDALAFISGHYETGEPLPKELLDKMLAAKNYQAAMFILRQLEFGLFDFRLHAEFSPEQGAKILETLAEIKKQVAVIPGPTWGRFPHAFSHIFAGGYAAGYYSYLWADVLAADAFSRFEEEGIFNRETGQSFLDNILTRGGSEEPMELFKRFRGREPQLDAMLEHYGIKG